From the genome of ANME-2 cluster archaeon:
CTGGTTTATTATAAACATTAAAGGCAGGAATGGAATGAAAGTATTTTTCTTTCAAAAGAAATCCTTTATTCTCGACTTCAAGATGACATAATATCCCAATCTTTGCGCCCTTTGCGGTGCCCGAAAAATATCCCCCAGTAAAACATCTTTCATCACCTACTCCCCACCACAAAATCGGCACCTATATATACCATCCAATCGTGTCAGTGTGTCACACATTAACACAGTAAGGTGAACACTATGTCAGAAATTGGAAAAAGCATACGCATAGAACGGATAATGGACAGACAGAGCAGGAACATGGTAATAATACCCATGGACCACGGCATATCAGTAGGCCCGGTCAAAGGACTGGTGGACCTGCCAAAGATGGTCAACAAAGTGGCCGAGGGCGGCGCCGATGCGGTCCTGCTCCAGAAAGGCATGTCAAAACACGGGCACCGCGGGTACGGCAGCGATGTGGGGCTTATCATACACATCAGCGCGTCAACGGCACTGGGTCCAGACCCCAATGAAAAGGTCCTCGTCTGTTCCGTGGAAGAGGCCATCAAACTGGGTGCCGATGCGGTCAGCATCCACATCAATATAGGCAGCGAAACCGAAAGTGACCAGCTGGAACAGATGGGCATGATATCAGAGAACTGCGACTTCTGGGGAATGCCCCTGCTGGCGATGATGTACCCCCGTGGCAAGGACATATCCAACTCGAACGACCCTGAACTCGTGGCACATGCAGCCCGCGCCGGAGCCGAACTGGGCGCCGATGTCGTCAAGACCAACTACACCGGCGACCCCGACACCTTCAGGGATGTCGTACTGGGATGTCCCGTGCCCGTGGTCATGGCAGGCGGTCCAAAGACCGAGACCGATGCAGAGTTCCTGGAAATGATACGCGGCTGTATCGATGCAGGCGGTCGTGGCGTAGCCATAGGCAGAAATGTATTTCAACATCCCGACCCAACAAAGATGACCAGGGCTATTACAAAAATTGTGCATAAGAATGCCAGTGTAGAGGATGCTCTGGAGGAACTGAAGTGAAGAAGAAGAGTTTATGGATAAAAGCAGATGCCGGGGATTGGGACGAACGCAAACTCCGCATCACCACCGGTCTTGAATCAGGAGCCGATTTCGTACTGGTCAACGAGGATGATACTGCCAAGGTACGGGAACTGGGCACCATCAAAGTGGCAGCCTTTGTCAGGGATGGCAAAAGCAAAGCTGATGTCTTTGTGGTAGGCAAACACAGCGAAGGTGACGGTACAAATC
Proteins encoded in this window:
- a CDS encoding 2-amino-3,7-dideoxy-D-threo-hept-6-ulosonate synthase gives rise to the protein MSEIGKSIRIERIMDRQSRNMVIIPMDHGISVGPVKGLVDLPKMVNKVAEGGADAVLLQKGMSKHGHRGYGSDVGLIIHISASTALGPDPNEKVLVCSVEEAIKLGADAVSIHINIGSETESDQLEQMGMISENCDFWGMPLLAMMYPRGKDISNSNDPELVAHAARAGAELGADVVKTNYTGDPDTFRDVVLGCPVPVVMAGGPKTETDAEFLEMIRGCIDAGGRGVAIGRNVFQHPDPTKMTRAITKIVHKNASVEDALEELK